A genomic segment from Biomphalaria glabrata chromosome 16, xgBioGlab47.1, whole genome shotgun sequence encodes:
- the LOC106076945 gene encoding nucleolar protein 58-like, with the protein MLVLFESAAGYALFKLLDESKLANIDNIYQDFETPGKASKILKLKHFEKFQNINEAVAANLTVENEKVSKNLKHILKKHILKDAESELAVADAKLGKLLKKKFDLNCVTNSAIQELMRNIRSQLDSFISPIMESSHLAQMSLGLAHSLGRYRLKFSPDKVDTMIVQAVSLLDDVDKELNNYIMRLREWYGWHFPELTKIITDNLVYARVVKEMGDRTHASKMDFSEILPENLETELKWAAEISMGTEISEEDIFNIKSLCEQVIEMSKTRDELYSYLKERMSMVAPNLTILVGELVGARLIAHAGSLLNLAKHPASTVQILGAEKALFRALKTKHDTPKYGLIYHASIVGSAQPKNKGKLSRMLSAKASLAIRVDALSETSDSTLGLEQRAKIESRVRSLDEKAARRISGTGKFQIKQEKYTNVSDVKVFNPAVDSTIPSAAKRKAEDLDTKSPVSKKIKLEAVETEEIKQEEEEESPKKKKKKKRHSEAAESEAPESQDADEPTEQKQKKKKKKKVKESAEDD; encoded by the exons ATGCTCGTCTTGTTTGAATCAGCAGCAGGCTATGCTTTATTTAAG CTGCTGGATGAGTCTAAACTTGCAAATATTGATAACATTTATCAAGATTTTGAGACCCCCGGCAAAGCCTCTAAGAT TTTAAAACTCAAGCATTTTGAGAAGTTTCAGAACATAAATGAGGCTGTAGCAG CAAATCTAACAGTGGAGAATGAAAAAGTCAGCAAAAATTTGAAACACATTCTTAAGAAACATATTCTGAAAGATGCTGAGTCTGAACTTGCAGTTGCTGATGCAAAGCTTGGAAAGCTTCTGAAG AAAAAATTTGACTTGAATTGTGTGACAAATTCAGCCATTCAAGAACTCATGAGAAACATTCGATCCCAACTTGATAGCTTCATTTCTCCAATAATGGAGTCAAGTCACTTGGCACAGATGTCTCTTGGTTTAGCACACAG tttAGGAAGATATCGTCTTAAGTTTAGCCCAGACAAAGTTGATACTATGATTGTTCAAGCAGTTT CTCTACTTGATGATGTGGAtaaagaattaaacaattacattatgaGACTCAGAGAGTGGTATGGATGGCATTTCCCTGagttaactaaaataattaCAGACAATTTGGTTTATGCTCGAGTTGTCAAAGAAATGG GTGACCGCACACATGCATCCAAAATGGACTTTTCTGAGATACTTCCTGAAAATCTAGAAACAGAGTTAAAATGGGCGGCAGAAATATCCATGGGTACAGAAATCTCAGAAGAAGatatatttaacataaaaagTCTGTGCGAACAG GTGATTGAAATGTCTAAAACAAGAGATGAACTCTACAGCTACTTGAAAGAAAGGATGTCTATGGTGGCCCCTAACTTGACTATTCTGGTTGGAGAGCTTGTTGGGGCTAGATTAATAGCTCATGCTG GGTCTTTATTAAATTTGGCCAAACATCCAGCGTCCACTGTTCAAATTCTCGGAGCAGAAAAAGCTCTATTTCGAGCTTTAAAGACAAAGCATGACACTCCTAAGTACGGTCTTATTTACCATGCTTCCATTGTGGGAAGTGCACAGCCTAAAAATAAAGGAAAG TTGTCAAGAATGTTATCTGCCAAAGCCTCACTTGCTATTCGTGTTGATGCTCTGAGTGAAACTAGTGACAGTACCCTTGGTCTAGAACAGCGTGCCAAAATAGAAAGCAGAGTCAGGAGCTTAGATGAAAAAGCT GCTCGTAGGATAAGTGGTACAGGGAAATTTCAAATTAAGCAAGAAAAATATACTAATGTTAG TGATGTGAAGGTTTTTAATCCCGCTGTAGATTCCACAATTCCAAGTGCTGCCAAGAGAAAAGCAGAGGATTTAGACACCAAATCTCCTGTCagcaaaaaaatcaaattagaaGCTGTTGAAACTGAGGAAATAAagcaagaagaagaagaagagtcacccaagaaaaagaagaagaagaagaggcattCTGAAGCAGCAGAAAGTGAGGCACCAGAATCACAGG ATGCTGATGAACCAACAGAacaaaaacagaagaaaaaaaagaaaaagaaggtaAAAGAATCAGCTGAGGATGACTAA